A single Pseudomonas brassicacearum DNA region contains:
- the lon gene encoding endopeptidase La yields the protein MKTTIELPLLPLRDVVVYPHMVIPLFVGREKSIEALEAAMTGDKQILLLAQRNPADDDPGEDALYRVGTIATVLQLLKLPDGTVKVLVEGEQRGAIERFSEVDGHCRAEVSLIEEVDAPERESEVFVRSLLSQFEQYVQLGKKVPAEVLSSLNSIDEPGRLVDTMAAHMALKIEQKQEILEIIDLSARVEHVLALLDGEIDLLQVEKRIRGRVKKQMERSQREYYLNEQMKAIQKELGDGDEGHNEIEELKKRIDAAGLPKDALAKAQAELNKLKQMSPMSAEATVVRSYIDWLVQVPWKAQSKVRLDLARAEDILDADHYGLEEVKERILEYLAVQKRVKKIRGPVLCLVGPPGVGKTSLAESIAHATNRKFVRMALGGVRDEAEIRGHRRTYIGSMPGRLIQKMTKVGVRNPLFLLDEIDKMGSDMRGDPASALLEVLDPEQNHNFNDHYLEVDYDLSDVMFLCTSNSMNIPPALLDRMEVIRLPGYTEDEKINIAVKYLSPKQIQANGLKKGELEFDEEAIRDIIRYYTREAGVRGLERQIAKVCRKAVKEHALEKRFAVKVTSDLLEHFLGVRKFRYGLAEQQDQIGQVTGLAWTQVGGELLTIEAAVVPGKGQLIKTGSLGDVMVESITAALTVVRSRARSLGIPLDFHEKRDTHIHMPEGATPKDGPSAGVGMCTALVSALTGIPVRADVAMTGEITLRGQVLAIGGLKEKLLAAHRGGIKIVIIPEENVRDLKEIPDNIKQDLQIKPVKWIDEVLQIALQYAPEPLPDVAPEIVAKEEKRESDSKERISTH from the coding sequence ATGAAGACAACCATCGAATTGCCTCTCCTGCCATTGCGCGATGTCGTGGTGTATCCGCACATGGTTATCCCGCTGTTCGTGGGGCGCGAGAAGTCCATCGAAGCCCTTGAGGCTGCGATGACGGGTGACAAGCAGATTCTGCTGCTGGCTCAGAGAAATCCAGCCGACGATGATCCCGGCGAAGACGCACTGTATCGCGTAGGTACGATTGCAACGGTTCTGCAATTGCTCAAGCTGCCCGACGGCACCGTCAAGGTCTTGGTCGAAGGCGAGCAGCGCGGTGCTATCGAGCGTTTCAGCGAAGTGGACGGCCATTGCCGGGCCGAGGTGTCGCTGATCGAAGAGGTCGATGCGCCCGAGCGTGAATCAGAGGTGTTTGTCCGCAGCCTGCTGTCGCAGTTCGAACAATACGTGCAACTGGGCAAGAAGGTGCCTGCAGAGGTCCTGTCGTCGCTTAACAGCATCGATGAGCCGGGACGGCTGGTTGATACGATGGCGGCCCATATGGCCCTCAAGATCGAGCAGAAGCAGGAAATTCTCGAAATCATTGATTTGTCGGCCCGTGTCGAACACGTGCTGGCACTGCTCGACGGCGAAATCGATCTGTTGCAGGTCGAGAAACGCATTCGCGGTCGTGTGAAGAAGCAAATGGAGCGCAGTCAGCGCGAGTACTACCTGAATGAGCAGATGAAGGCCATTCAGAAAGAGCTGGGCGATGGCGACGAAGGCCACAACGAAATCGAAGAGCTGAAAAAACGCATCGATGCCGCCGGCTTGCCCAAGGATGCACTGGCCAAGGCCCAGGCCGAGCTGAACAAGCTCAAGCAAATGTCGCCGATGTCTGCTGAGGCCACCGTGGTGCGCTCCTACATCGACTGGTTGGTCCAGGTGCCGTGGAAAGCCCAGAGCAAGGTGCGTCTTGACCTGGCGCGTGCCGAAGACATCCTCGACGCCGACCATTACGGCCTGGAAGAGGTCAAGGAGCGCATCCTTGAATACCTCGCCGTGCAGAAGCGCGTGAAGAAGATTCGTGGCCCGGTCCTGTGCCTGGTCGGTCCTCCCGGGGTTGGTAAAACCTCCCTTGCGGAGTCGATTGCTCACGCAACCAACCGTAAATTCGTACGCATGGCCCTTGGCGGCGTGCGCGACGAGGCGGAAATTCGTGGTCATCGCCGGACCTACATCGGTTCGATGCCGGGAAGATTGATTCAAAAAATGACAAAGGTCGGCGTGCGCAATCCGCTGTTCCTTTTGGACGAAATCGACAAGATGGGCAGCGACATGCGCGGCGATCCTGCCTCTGCGTTGCTCGAAGTCCTCGATCCTGAGCAGAATCACAATTTCAACGATCACTACCTGGAGGTCGACTACGACCTGTCGGACGTGATGTTCCTCTGCACCTCCAACTCCATGAACATTCCGCCAGCATTGCTGGATCGGATGGAGGTGATTCGTCTGCCGGGCTACACCGAGGACGAGAAGATCAACATCGCCGTGAAGTACCTTTCGCCCAAGCAGATCCAGGCCAACGGCCTGAAAAAAGGCGAGCTGGAATTCGACGAGGAAGCGATTCGCGACATCATCCGCTACTACACCCGCGAAGCCGGTGTACGTGGCCTGGAACGGCAGATTGCCAAGGTCTGCCGCAAGGCGGTCAAGGAACATGCGCTGGAAAAACGCTTCGCGGTCAAGGTCACTTCGGACCTGCTGGAGCACTTTCTGGGCGTGCGCAAGTTCCGCTATGGCCTCGCCGAGCAACAGGACCAGATCGGCCAGGTGACTGGCCTGGCCTGGACCCAGGTCGGCGGTGAGTTGCTGACCATCGAAGCGGCCGTGGTGCCGGGCAAGGGTCAACTGATCAAGACCGGTTCCCTGGGCGACGTGATGGTCGAGTCCATCACTGCGGCGTTGACGGTGGTTCGCAGCCGCGCCCGGAGCCTGGGCATTCCCCTGGACTTCCATGAGAAGCGCGACACGCATATCCACATGCCTGAAGGGGCTACGCCCAAGGACGGCCCAAGCGCCGGTGTAGGCATGTGCACGGCGCTGGTCTCGGCACTGACCGGTATTCCGGTGCGCGCCGACGTCGCCATGACGGGTGAAATCACGCTGCGTGGCCAAGTCCTGGCGATTGGCGGCCTGAAGGAAAAATTGCTGGCGGCACACCGTGGTGGGATCAAGATCGTGATCATTCCTGAAGAGAATGTCCGCGATCTGAAGGAAATTCCTGACAACATCAAGCAAGATCTTCAGATCAAACCCGTTAAATGGATTGACGAGGTCCTGCAAATTGCGCTGCAATACGCGCCGGAGCCCTTGCCGGATGTGGCTCCTGAGATT